The Fusarium oxysporum f. sp. lycopersici 4287 chromosome 1, whole genome shotgun sequence DNA segment TAATTGACTGGAAGTAGACCGACCCGACGAGTAAGTCCTCACGGCGCAAGCTGTTCGTAGGAGAATAGAGCTCCGGGAAAGCTGGGCGGCTCGCGGGGCAGAAGCCCTCAGGCATCGCATGCCTTGGGCGTAGAGTCTCATTCTGAAGACTTGTGAAGCTCGACAATTACATCACAGGCCGAACGGGCCACGCAATAGACGCCAATGGCTGATTGATTTATCGTAAATTGAATACTCGAACGCCGAGAGTGGTTCCACGGTTGGTTTGTTGTACACCAAAACTGCAAAAATGTTCGGCGTTCGGCCTTACAGCTCCTCCGGATATAACCAATCCGACTCACTCACAATTaacttcaacttcagctCTTCTCCAACGGCCTCGCATAGCATTATAATCTAGCGCTATCCTTGCTTCGCTTCGGCGACTTGACAGCCGATCCCGCTCCGATTGTCCGGTTACAGTAGCTAAACACCGGGCCAATTGATAACTTTCCGCGATGTCGGTAGCAACAGCTGAGGCTCATGCACTTAAAAAAGTGAACCCTTGCTGTAGTAGTAATCATAACTAACCgacctttttctttttttccttccCACATCATCCActtctcatctcaacttgGCCTAACTTAACTTACAAGATAAGTCAAGTTATGGAACCTTCAGTTGATCGGCATTGAGCAGCTTAACTTTAGATAGTCTAAGCTAAACTCGTCCTTTTTTCCCACTCTTACTTTGGCTTGTGAAACTAAAAAACCAACGCACGTCATGGCCACCAGTCAGGAAGCAATGAGCAAAACGACGGAGACGGCGCCTGTAAGGACAGGAAAGGCGACGGCTGAtgcgaagaagacgacgataAGATATCCCTTTTGGTTTGGCGGAAGTGCCAGTAGCATGGCAGCTTGCGTTACACATCCTTTGGATCTTGGTACGTTTTGCGATCTCGAAATATGACGAAATTCAGCTAACATTGAACAGTCAAGGTAACTCTTCACAAGTGTCTCGTAATAGCATAACAAACTCTTACACTCTTCTAGGTTCGTCTTCAAATGCGCACAGGAAATGCGCCCAAGAACATGGTCGGCACGTTCGTCCACATTCTTCGTCACGATGGTCCCCTCGGTCTTTACAGCGGCATATCCGCCTCTCTACTACGCCAGATGACATATTCAACCGTGCGATTCGGCGTTTACGAAGAGGTCAAGACACGTCTTACACGCCGTAACGAAGGTCGCGATCCATCTTTTATGACGCTCGTTGCCCTAGCCGCTGGATCTGGTTTCGTAGGAGGTATTGCTGGAAACTTTGCCGATGTTCTCAACGTGCGCATGCAACATGATGCTGCGCTTCCCCCTGCTGAGCGCCGAAACTACCGTCATGCTTTTGACGGTATGGTTCGTATGGCGCGTGAGGAAGGGCCTAAGAGCATGTTCCGTGGATGGTTGCCCAACAGTGGCCGTGCCATGTTCATGACTGCTGGTCAGCTTGCCAGTTATGATGTCTCGAAGAGTTTGCTTCTCCAGTATACGCCCATGGAGGATAACCTCAAGACTCActttacttcttctttcattgCTGGTCTGGTCGCTGCTACTGTAACAAGCCCTATCGACGTTATCAAGACTCGTGTTATGTCTTCAGCATATGATCACAACATCCTGCACCTGATTCGCGACATTCACCGAACTGACGGTCTTATGTGGATGTTTAAAGGCTGGGTTCCCAGCTTCCTCCGACTCGGACCGTACGTACCTCCTTTCTCTGTATCAAATCCCACCTAACGCTTTCGCAGACAAACTATTTGTACATTTGTCTTCCTAGAGATGCACCGAAAGGCCTACCGCAAGGTTAAGGGGTTGGATACTAACCTGTAGACTTGACATGACATGATAGACCAGGAAGATGGGCATGTTTTGGCGTTGTCGTTTTGTCGTTTCGTCACTCAAGAGCGGTGATCATCCTGTTGGCGTTACTGCTTTGTTACTCAAGATCTCTTACACGAGCTTCTTGTGTGGGAACCTGTTTTGTAAAACACACTCAGCATAGAAGAGGATAGGGGCGGGTATAGAAGTTAGCATTGTCGTTCAGAGCACTAAAATGTATACGTCGTACCATGATTTGTCTCCTGAAAAAAAGATCCCATTCTAAGACCGTGCTATgctgtttttttttttcgaGACTGTTACTAGTTTCCAGATCACCTCCTGTTTATACCTCCAAACCTTTCTTGATTACGAATTGCCTAACCCATCAAACGCCTCTGTTCCTTACTGCCAAGAGGATCCTCCGTACGGTGTTGTTCCGTAGGCTGTCATGCCACCTCCGTACGCCGTCTggccgccaccaccaccataaGGCGTAGTGTACCCTCCATCCTGCCAAGGTGTGGTACCGCCGTCCATGTTCATATCAGGACTTCGAGGACCATCGAACTCAGCTTCGTCACCGCCATACTTCCTAGGGTCTAGGCCCTTGAGAAGACCACCGATCTTTTGTTGCAAAACTCTAATACCGTTTTGCACGATTTGGTCAGGTTCCATGCTCCCTGATGTTTCAACCTCGAAGTAGAACCTGTTTGGAACTGCATCGTAATCAAAGGGTTCGCCTTCTTGAGGAGGCTCTTCCCACTCAGCATATTTGCTCTTGGGCCTAGAGTACGACGTTAGCCATAACCTCGGGACTTGTTCATAGAACTCACCATTCAACAGCAGGGTCTGTGTCGTTTTCAAACCACCAGTCAATATGGTGCAGTTTGTTATGAGGATCATACTCAAAACCGACCGCAGATGTAGGCATCCACTTGGCGTGCTCCTTTGCGATTCCCTTCTTGGCAATGCAGCTAATCTTCAATTCTTGGCCCTTGCGCAGCTTCGCGATCAAGCAGCCGTAACCCTCCGGATCTGTGATCACTGGGCTTCCCACTCCATTCATATGACGACCATCCACCACCAGATCCCGCGCATACACCTTCATAATTTCGTCGGACGTGCACTTCGCGTGCAGTGTCAGAGTGACACTGCATTGTTCGCAGTACTGCTCGCAGTCGCAGTCTCGTGAGTAGTTGAGCTCGTCAACTCCTTTTGAGTCGAGAGGAATCAGACCCAGGCGGTGGGCGATGAACTCGTCGGCCAGCACGGAGCTGTTGGTCTCGATCTCGACCAGGTCAATGGCGATCGTGGGCACTTCTGCCTGGATGATTCGCCGCACGGCATTGGCGAAAGCAAGGTTCGTCTTTGATAGCTCGAAATCGACGTGGGTGTGATCGGCCTGAGTCACATCAAATCACATCAGTTGAGTGTCCCCCGAAAGAAAAAGGGCTCGGGAGCCTTCTCATACCGCAGAGATCTTCACTTGGGGCTGCTCTGGCTCCCCATCCATCACCATCGGGTCATAATCCATTCCATCCATATTTGCAAGCGTCGCGCGCCTGAAAGAATCAACTAGCAGAGTAGGCGCAGTGTCGCGAGTAGCAAAAACCGTTATTGGAAGGTTGACGTGCGTAAAGTAAAAAGGATTGGAAACTGCGAGGATCAAAAGGTGAAGGCGTAAATGGAATAAAGAGGGCGAGTTTTCGCAACAATGCGAACTGAGGCCCTGACTGTAGATGTGCATATGCGATCTGCTGGTGTACCTGGCTCGTGCCCGGAATATTAGTAATCCCGCTCTTATCGCCCGGTTTGACTAGGGTGCTTCAGCGATAACAGAAAAAAATATCCATTGCTTCAGTCCCCGCCAAAATTACCAGCCTCGAGAACAGCTACAGTCAATAAAATCAACTTTACAGGGCCATTCGACATGAAGATCAAGGCCCTCAGCCGCTCCGTGTCGGCTCAACAAGCAGCTGGCTCAGATGTTACAAAGCAACCACGAAACCTCGATTCCGCCCTCCATCCTTTTGAGCGCGCACGCGAGTACCAGCGAGCCCTCAATGCCGTCAAGCTCGAGCGAATGCATGCGCAGCCTTTCGTAGGCCAGCTAGGACGAGGTCATGTCGACGGTGTCTATTCCATCGCCAAGGATCCCAACTCTCTTGAGCACTTTGCAAGTGGTAGTGGTGACGGTGTTGTCAAGGTTTGGGACCTAGCCGATAGAGACGAGATATGGCATGCGACAGCTCATGAGAATATCGTCAAGGGTCTAGAATGGACTCGCGATCAAAAGCTCTTGACCTGTGCGGCCGATAGAACGATCAAGTTGTTCGACCCTTATAACACACCTAGCGAAGCGGCCCCTatatcatcatggcttggAAATGGTGCTTTTACCAGCTTGTCGCACCATCGCTCCAAGAACTCgtttgctgctgcttctaGTGTGATCAACATCTACGATCTCGAACGTCACACCGCTGCGCCTGAAATTCTCAAATGGCCTACATCTGTCGACACCATCACCGACGTTGCCTTCAACTACGTCGAGACTTCAATCTTGGGATCATGCTCCAACGACCGCTCCATCGTCATCTACGACCTCCGCACATCTACACCTGTCACAAAGACCGTCCTCAAGTTCGCCAGCAACCGCCTATCTTGGTCCCCTATGGAGGCTTTCAACCTGGCTGCTGCTTCTGAAGACCACAACATCTACCTCTTCGACATGCGCAAGTTTGACCGTGCTCTCAACGTTCTCAAGGATCACGTCGCCGCCGTCATGGATGTCGAATGGTCGCCCACTGGTGAAGAGCTTGTATCCGCATCTTGGGACCGAACCGTTCGTCTCTGGAACCGAGACCGCGGTCACTCGCGAGATATCTACCACACCAAGCGCATGCAGCGTGTTACAGCAGCCAGCTGGACCCCTGACGCGCGCTACATTCTCTCTGGATCCGACGATGGTAACGTTCGACTCTGGCGCGCCAACGCCTCACGCCGTGAAGGTGTCAAGTCAGCTCGTCAACGACAGGCCCTGGAGTACAATGAAGCTCTTATCGAGCGTTACCAGCACATGCCTGAAGTTCGCCGCATTCACCGTCACCGTCATGTGCCCAAGGTCCTCAAGAAGGCCGGCGAGATTAAGGCTGAGGAGCTCAAGAGCATTAAGCGCCGTGAGGAGAATGAGCGTCGTCATACTAAGAAGCAGTTCGAGAGACGCAggggagagagagaaaagatgaTTCTGGCGAGAGAGAAGTAAGGGAAGTGCAACAAGTCTTACAGTTGCAGCAATGAGAAAAGTTCAGTGGGATTACAAAGGCACGGAAGGGCATTGCAAGGCGTTCGGGTCGTCTATTTATGGGTAATCTAGATGACTTTATTGAAGAATATACCATTCGTGATTCATAGACCAAACCTCAGTCCAAGATGTCACAAACATTTAACCTTGATTTGATCTAAGCAGGGCATCAGATAGGCAACAGACTGAAGGAAGATACATATAGAAACGTGAATTTCTTATAACTATCAGATCTAGACAGTAAAAGATCCCTCTCGAACAAGCACTCAAAACTTTAAGTTTCCCATGAGCGGCATATCCGTCGGCGTGAGCGTCGTGCTGTGTATCTATCCATCACATTCCAAATCCCATCTAAGAATCTCTCTTCGTTCCTTCATCGCCCGCGGCAAGGAGACAAGGGATAAAACACAACACGTAACACCGTAGGTCGAGACCAACAGCTTCCAAACATAAGCTGGTACATGACTCGACCAGAACCGCCCAAATCGATACAGTCTCGATCATTTAACATGAGGAGAAACCTTGCTC contains these protein-coding regions:
- a CDS encoding DNA-directed RNA polymerase II subunit RPB3, encoding MHIYSQGLSSHCCENSPSLFHLRLHLLILAVSNPFYFTHVNLPITVFATRDTAPTLLVDSFRRATLANMDGMDYDPMVMDGEPEQPQVKISAADHTHVDFELSKTNLAFANAVRRIIQAEVPTIAIDLVEIETNSSVLADEFIAHRLGLIPLDSKGVDELNYSRDCDCEQYCEQCSVTLTLHAKCTSDEIMKVYARDLVVDGRHMNGVGSPVITDPEGYGCLIAKLRKGQELKISCIAKKGIAKEHAKWMPTSAVGFEYDPHNKLHHIDWWFENDTDPAVEWPKSKYAEWEEPPQEGEPFDYDAVPNRFYFEVETSGSMEPDQIVQNGIRVLQQKIGGLLKGLDPRKYGGDEAEFDGPRSPDMNMDGGTTPWQDGGYTTPYGGGGGQTAYGGGMTAYGTTPYGGSSWQ